A stretch of the Musa acuminata AAA Group cultivar baxijiao chromosome BXJ2-7, Cavendish_Baxijiao_AAA, whole genome shotgun sequence genome encodes the following:
- the LOC103990518 gene encoding kinesin-like protein KIN-7J isoform X1: protein MGSIGSEEPAQWEKAEGGGTVGEEERILVSVRLRPLNAKELERNDTSDWECIDRTTVVFKNNLPDRSMYPTAYTFDRVFGSKCGTRDVYEEGAKEVALSVVSGINATIFAYGQTNSGKTYTMTGITEYSVADIYDHIKRNEEREFILKFSAMEIYNEVVRDLLSMDGSPLRLLDDPERGTIVEKLTEETLTDENHLKELLSTCEAQRQTGETSLNEMSSRSHQILRLTIESSARELLNRNSSSTLAATVNFVDLAGSERASQTGARLKEGCHINRSLLTLGTVIRKLSKGRNGHIPYRDSKLTRILQSSLGGNSRTAIICTMSPARSHIEQSRNTLLFASCAKQVVTNAQVNVVMSDKALVKHLQREVFRLESELKYPGSASCSSHFEALRDKDAQIEKMEGEIKELIQQRDLAQSQLKDLLATVDDDQASSQWHELSHASVSHVHNMPEDVCSISGTSGIAYQSSEFGSISFDAPHQSNNEYHVELSDKLDIVPDISPRHSVSSSMSTGMILQQTRDKSFEASSNDFEDHYREVRCIEIHALGTNRIEEFNPPLTEESDNLPSQTDLDKLEDTGPQSVSYAFLRPETEQSVKSISETIDDFIKTCLDDMSPWPTMPKIMTFRELPLTRSRSCRASLMTTSSSFWTEEAEQHDGRPPTNFLNEFPVSLGWIPRKISVPLNDIKNEAHSFEGSQNMEEPIPSHVIEDQNIRIVPEEDITNASNFFSGVVQMAQIQHQKELTDDQETQWAQVEEFEVEKTVKDVGVDSVLYSIESPSRWPIEFQRKQQEIIELWHACNVSLVHRTYFFLLFKGDPSDSFYLEVENRRLSFLRNTSLPEHSNMIVAEDGRTIMSSSSLRYLRRERQMLYRQMQKKLSLEERITIYSKWRIALNTKQRSLQLAQLVWTKTDMPHVRESASLVAKLIGFQEQGEALKEMFGLSFIPQQTNHRSFSFTYRKSLLM, encoded by the exons ATGGGGAGCATCGGCAGCGAGGAGCCGGCGCAGTGGGAGAAGGCGGAGGGCGGTGGCACTGTTGGGGAGGAGGAGAGGATACTGGTCTCGGTGAGGCTGAGGCCGCTCAATGCCAAGGAGTTGGAGCGCAATGACACCTCGGATTGGGAGTGCATTGATCGCACCACCGTCGTCTTCAAGAACAACCTCCCCGACCGATCCATGTATCCAACAGCCTATACTTTTG ACAGAGTTTTCGGGTCAAAGTGCGGCACAAGGGATGTGTACGAGGAAGGAGCCAAGGAAGTTGCTCTTTCTGTTGTAAGTGGAATTAATG CAACTATATTTGCCTATGGGCAAACTAACAGCGGAAAGACATACACAATGACAGGGATAACCGAGTATAGTGTAGCAGATATCTATGACCACATAAAGAGG AATGAGGAGAGAGAATTCATTCTAAAATTCTCAGCTATGGAGATATACAATGAAGTGGTTAGGGATCTCCTCAGTATGGATGGTTCCCCTCTTAGGCTACTTGACGATCCAGAG AGAGGAACTATAGTGGAGAAACTTACAGAGGAAACTCTGACGGATGAGAACCACCTCAAGGAGCTTCTTTCCACATGTGAAG CACAAAGACAGACAGGGGAAACCTCCCTAAATGAAATGAGCTCACGATCACATCAGATACTCAGATTG ACAATTGAAAGTTCTGCTCGAGAGCTTCTGAATAGGAACAGCTCAAGCACTCTTGCAGCCACCGTG AATTTTGTTGATCTTGCAGGGAGTGAACGAGCATCTCAAACTGGTGCTAGACTGAAGGAAGGCTGCCACATTAATCGAAGTTTGCTTACCCTTGGAACTGTCATACGCAAGCTAAG CAAGGGAAGAAATGGGCATATTCcatatcgagattcaaaattgacACGCATACTGCAGTCTTCCTTGGGAGGTAATTCAAGAACAGCTATTATTTGTACAATGAGCCCTGCACGAAGCCACATCGAGCAGTCCAGGAATACCCTTCTATTTGCAAGCTGTGCAAAACAAGTAGTTACAAATGCACAGGTCAATGTAGTGATGTCTGATAAGGCATTGGTTAAGCATCTACAAAGAGAAGTTTTCAGATTGGAGAGTGAACTGAAATATCCAGGATCGGCCTCCTGTTCTTCTCATTTTGAAGCCCTAAGGGATAAAGATGCTCAGATTGAAAAG ATGGAGGGAGAAATCAAGGAGCTGATACAGCAAAGAGATCTTGCTCAATCTCAACTCAAAGATTTGCTTGCCACTGTAGATGATGATCAAGCTTCAAGTCAATGG CATGAACTGAGTCACGCCTCTGTATCACATGTGCACAATATGCCTGAGGATGTATGTTCCATTTCTGGAACATCAGGTATTGCATATCAAAGTTCAGAGTTTGGCTCTATAAGTTTTGATGCACCACATCAAAGCAACAATGAATATCATGTAGAGCTTTCTGATAAACTGGACATAGTTCCAGATATCTCACCTAGGCACTCAGTCAGCAGTTCTATGTCTACTGGAATGATCTTACAGCAGACAAGGGACAAAAGTTTTGAAGCCTCATCAAACGATTTTGAAGACCATTACAGGGAAGTTAGGTGTATTGAGATACATGCTTTAGGCACAAATAGAATTGAGGAGTTCAATCCACCATTGACTGAAGAAAGTGATAATCTACCATCTCAGACTGATTTAGACAAGCTTGAAGATACTGGACCACAATCTGTAAGCTATGCATTTCTAAGACCTGAAACGGAGCAATCAGTGAAGAGCATATCAGAGACAATTGATGATTTCATAAAAACATGTCTTGATGATATGTCTCCATGGCCCACAATGCCAAAAATAATGACTTTCAGGGAGTTGCCACTAACTAGAAGCAGAAGTTGCAGGGCAAGCCTTATGACTACTTCATCCTCTTTTTGGACTGAAGAGGCAGAGCAGCATGACGGGAGACCACCTACGAACTTCTTGAATGAGTTTCCTGTCAGCCTTGGCTGGATTCCAAGAAAAATTTCTGTGCCATTGAATGATATAAAAAATGAGGCacactcatttgaaggatcccAGAACATGGAAGAGCCTATTCCTAGTCATGTCATTGAAGACCAGAATATTAGGATTGTTCCTGAAGAGGATATTACCAATGCCAGTAACTTTTTTTCAGGAGTGGTTCAGATGGCTCAGATCCAGCATCAAAAGGAACTTACTGATGATCAG GAGACTCAATGGGCCCAAGTTGAAGAATTCGAAGTTGAGAAAACTGTAAAGGATGTTGGAGTAGACTCAGTATTGTATTCTATTGAATCTCCTTCGAGATGGCCAATAGAGTTTCAGAGAAAGCAGCAGGAGATAATTGAACTTTGGCATGCATGCAATGTTTCCTTAGTCCACAGGACTTACTTTTTCCTACTTTTCAAAGGTGATCCATCCGACTCCTTCTACTTGGAAGTGGAGAATAGAAGGCTGTCCTTTCTAAGAAACACTTCTCTTCCTGAGCATTCTAACATGATAGTGGCTGAAGATGGTCGTACCATTATGTCCTCCTCAAG CTTGAGATATCTTCGTCGCGAAAGGCAAATGCTGTACAGGCAAATGCAGAAAAAGTTATCCCTAGAAGAAAGGATCACAATCTATTCCAAGTGGAGAATTGCTCTCAACACCAAACAGAGGAGCCTGCAGCTGGCCCAGCTTGTCTGGACAAAAACTGACATGCCACATGTCAGGGAGAGTGCATCGCTTGTAGCCAAGTTGATTGGATTTCAGGAGCAAGGGGAGGCCCTCAAGGAGATGTTTGGACTCAGTTTCATACCACAGCAAACTAACCATAGATCCTTCAGCTTCACATACAGGAAGTCTTTGCTCATGTGA
- the LOC135616753 gene encoding uncharacterized protein LOC135616753 → MSGGSIGGGVGRGEGMAAESPDGACHGDRSGGGDGDLRRNPKPSTYKGKSCKGCLYYSSRLRSDSSNPMCVGISRTLPQVPSYIIGESEMETTKDGHNLSDFKYACVGYSVFLDKRDDPVGKPENQAELPFCAGIELLVDRRASTAGHVPANVHKEDATLRSQPHPHRPAQSSGDEFFSRFRKNAGVVASGVARNLNKVGNYIKENIEDILYPYRRPPK, encoded by the exons ATGTCTGGAGGATCCATCGGTGGTGGCGTCGGGCGAGGCGAGGGAATGGCGGCGGAGTCACCCGACGGGGCCTGCCACGGGGATCGGAGCGGTGGAGGTGACGGCGATCTGCGGCGCAACCCGAAGCCCTCGACCTACAAAGGGAAGTCGTGCAAGGGATGCCTCTACTATTCTTCGCGGCTCAGATCTGACTCCAGTAACCCCATGTGCGTCGGAATCAGCCGGACTCTCCCCCAAG TACCAAGCTACATCATTGGAGAATCTGAAATGGAAACTACAAAAGATGGTCATAACCTGTCAGATTTCAAGTATGCCTGTGTTGGTTATTCAGTTTTTCTTGATAAGAGAGATGACCCTGTTGGAAAGCCAGAGAACCAAGCAGAGTTGCCGTTTTGTGCAGGCATAGAG CTATTGGTGGACAGGAGAGCTTCAACTGCTGGTCATGTTCCTGCAAATGTTCACAAGGAAG ATGCTACGCTTCGTTCTCAACCACATCCACACCGACCAGCTCAATCTTCAGGGGACGAATTCTTCAGCAGG TTTAGAAAGAATGCTGGAGTGGTGGCATCAGGGGTGGCCAGAAACCTGAACAAAGTGGGCAATTACATCAAAGAAAACATCGAGGACATATTGTATCCTTATCGAAGGCCACCCAAGTAA
- the LOC135616338 gene encoding peroxidase P7-like — protein MAFFKSFLPLLVMLLLACSVQGQLLPDFYKSTCPRLQRIVRSATKQAIDKDPRMGAAVLRLFFHDCFVTGCDASVLLDDTPTALGEKNSPPNFNSLRGYEVIDYIKARVEASCPATVSCADILALAARHSVSVLRGPRWQVPLGRRDARTAASQLEAGANLPPAGMEVPGLIGIFASKGLDAKDMVALSGAHTIGETRCGVYRSRIYTDNNVDPNFAAIRKNNCPPFGDDNKWTPLDLQTPTRFDNKYYSNLLGGRGMLHSDQALYSGGPVDSLVKLYSANNSAFFADFALAMTKMGNISPLTGANGEIRLNCRKPN, from the exons ATGGCGTTCTTCAAGAGCTTCTTGCCTCTCCTCGTCATGCTGCTGCTCGCCTGCAGCGTCCAGGGCCAGTTATTGCCCGACTTCTACAAGAGCACCTGCCCAAGACTCCAGCGAATTGTGAGATCGGCCACGAAACAGGCCATCGATAAGGACCCCAGAATGGGGGCCGCCGTGCTCCGCCTCTTCTTCCACGACTGCTTCGTCACC GGCTGCGATGCGTCGGTGCTTCTGGATGACACACCCACCGCCTTGGGCGAGAAGAATTCGCCTCCCAACTTCAACTCTCTCCGCGGCTACGAGGTCATCGACTACATCAAAGCGCGCGTCGAAGCATCTTGCCCGGCGACCGTGTCGTGCGCCGACATCCTCGCCCTCGCAGCTCGTCACAGTGTTTCAGTG CTCCGTGGACCAAGGTGGCAGGTGCCGCTGGGTCGCAGGGACGCAAGGACGGCGGCGAGCCAGTTGGAGGCCGGCGCCAACCTTCCCCCTGCCGGCATGGAAGTCCCAGGCCTTATCGGTATATTCGCGTCCAAGGGACTCGACGCCAAGGACATGGTCGCGCTCTCCGGCGCCCACACCATCGGCGAAACGCGGTGCGGCGTCTACCGCTCACGCATCTACACCGACAACAACGTCGACCCCAACTTCGCCGCCATCCGCAAGAACAACTGCCCGCCTTTCGGCGACGACAACAAGTGGACGCCGCTCGACCTGCAGACGCCGACGCGCTTCGACAACAAGTACTACAGTAACCTCCTGGGTGGGCGCGGGATGCTGCACTCGGACCAGGCGCTCTACAGTGGCGGACCGGTTGATAGTCTGGTGAAGTTATACAGCGCCAACAATTCCGCCTTCTTCGCCGACTTTGCGCTGGCAATGACGAAGATGGGGAACATTAGCCCTCTTACGGGAGCCAACGGGGAGATCAGATTGAACTGCAGGAAGCCAAACTGA
- the LOC135616311 gene encoding peroxidase P7-like, protein MAFFKSFLPLLVMLLLACSVQGQLLPDFYKSTCPRLQRIVRSATKQAIDKDPRMGAAVLRLFFHDCFVTGCDASVLLDDTPTALGEKNSPPNFNSLRGYEVIDYIKARVEASCPATVSCADILALAARHSVSVLRGPRWQVPLGRRDARTAASQLEAGANLPPAGMEVPGLIGIFASKGLDAKDMVALSGAHTIGETRCGVYRSRIYNDNNVDPNFAAIRKNNCPPFGDDNKWTPLDLQTPTRFDNKYYRNLLGGRGILHSDQALYSGGPADSLVKLYSANNSAFFADFALAMTKMGNISPLTGANGEIRLNCRKPN, encoded by the exons ATGGCGTTCTTCAAGAGCTTCTTGCCTCTCCTCGTCATGCTGCTGCTCGCCTGCAGCGTCCAGGGCCAGTTATTGCCCGACTTCTACAAGAGCACCTGCCCAAGACTCCAGCGAATTGTGAGATCGGCCACGAAACAGGCCATCGATAAGGACCCCAGAATGGGGGCCGCCGTGCTCCGCCTCTTCTTCCACGACTGCTTCGTCACC GGCTGCGATGCGTCGGTGCTTCTGGATGACACACCCACCGCCTTGGGCGAGAAGAATTCGCCTCCCAACTTCAACTCTCTCCGCGGCTACGAGGTCATCGACTACATCAAAGCGCGCGTCGAAGCATCTTGCCCGGCGACCGTGTCGTGCGCCGACATCCTCGCCCTCGCAGCTCGTCACAGTGTTTCAGTG CTCCGTGGACCAAGGTGGCAGGTGCCGCTGGGTCGCAGGGACGCAAGGACGGCGGCGAGCCAGTTGGAGGCCGGCGCCAACCTTCCCCCTGCCGGCATGGAAGTCCCAGGCCTCATCGGTATATTCGCGTCCAAGGGACTCGACGCCAAGGACATGGTCGCGCTCTCCGGCGCCCACACCATCGGCGAAACGCGGTGCGGCGTCTACCGCTCACGCATCTACAACGACAACAACGTCGACCCCAACTTCGCTGCCATCCGCAAGAACAACTGCCCGCCTTTTGGCGACGACAACAAGTGGACGCCGCTCGACCTGCAGACGCCGACGCGCTTCGACAACAAGTACTACAGGAACCTCCTGGGTGGGCGCGGGATTCTGCACTCGGACCAGGCGCTCTACAGTGGCGGACCGGCTGATAGTCTGGTGAAGTTATACAGCGCCAACAATTCCGCCTTCTTCGCCGACTTTGCGCTGGCAATGACGAAGATGGGGAACATTAGCCCTCTTACGGGAGCCAACGGGGAGATCAGATTGAACTGCAGGAAGCCAAACTGA
- the LOC103990518 gene encoding kinesin-like protein KIN-7J isoform X2, producing the protein MGSIGSEEPAQWEKAEGGGTVGEEERILVSVRLRPLNAKELERNDTSDWECIDRTTVVFKNNLPDRSMYPTAYTFDRVFGSKCGTRDVYEEGAKEVALSVVSGINATIFAYGQTNSGKTYTMTGITEYSVADIYDHIKRNEEREFILKFSAMEIYNEVVRDLLSMDGSPLRLLDDPERGTIVEKLTEETLTDENHLKELLSTCEAQRQTGETSLNEMSSRSHQILRLTIESSARELLNRNSSSTLAATVNFVDLAGSERASQTGARLKEGCHINRSLLTLGTVIRKLSKGRNGHIPYRDSKLTRILQSSLGGNSRTAIICTMSPARSHIEQSRNTLLFASCAKQVVTNAQVNVVMSDKALVKHLQREVFRLESELKYPGSASCSSHFEALRDKDAQIEKMEGEIKELIQQRDLAQSQLKDLLATVDDDQASSQWHELSHASVSHVHNMPEDVCSISGTSDISPRHSVSSSMSTGMILQQTRDKSFEASSNDFEDHYREVRCIEIHALGTNRIEEFNPPLTEESDNLPSQTDLDKLEDTGPQSVSYAFLRPETEQSVKSISETIDDFIKTCLDDMSPWPTMPKIMTFRELPLTRSRSCRASLMTTSSSFWTEEAEQHDGRPPTNFLNEFPVSLGWIPRKISVPLNDIKNEAHSFEGSQNMEEPIPSHVIEDQNIRIVPEEDITNASNFFSGVVQMAQIQHQKELTDDQETQWAQVEEFEVEKTVKDVGVDSVLYSIESPSRWPIEFQRKQQEIIELWHACNVSLVHRTYFFLLFKGDPSDSFYLEVENRRLSFLRNTSLPEHSNMIVAEDGRTIMSSSSLRYLRRERQMLYRQMQKKLSLEERITIYSKWRIALNTKQRSLQLAQLVWTKTDMPHVRESASLVAKLIGFQEQGEALKEMFGLSFIPQQTNHRSFSFTYRKSLLM; encoded by the exons ATGGGGAGCATCGGCAGCGAGGAGCCGGCGCAGTGGGAGAAGGCGGAGGGCGGTGGCACTGTTGGGGAGGAGGAGAGGATACTGGTCTCGGTGAGGCTGAGGCCGCTCAATGCCAAGGAGTTGGAGCGCAATGACACCTCGGATTGGGAGTGCATTGATCGCACCACCGTCGTCTTCAAGAACAACCTCCCCGACCGATCCATGTATCCAACAGCCTATACTTTTG ACAGAGTTTTCGGGTCAAAGTGCGGCACAAGGGATGTGTACGAGGAAGGAGCCAAGGAAGTTGCTCTTTCTGTTGTAAGTGGAATTAATG CAACTATATTTGCCTATGGGCAAACTAACAGCGGAAAGACATACACAATGACAGGGATAACCGAGTATAGTGTAGCAGATATCTATGACCACATAAAGAGG AATGAGGAGAGAGAATTCATTCTAAAATTCTCAGCTATGGAGATATACAATGAAGTGGTTAGGGATCTCCTCAGTATGGATGGTTCCCCTCTTAGGCTACTTGACGATCCAGAG AGAGGAACTATAGTGGAGAAACTTACAGAGGAAACTCTGACGGATGAGAACCACCTCAAGGAGCTTCTTTCCACATGTGAAG CACAAAGACAGACAGGGGAAACCTCCCTAAATGAAATGAGCTCACGATCACATCAGATACTCAGATTG ACAATTGAAAGTTCTGCTCGAGAGCTTCTGAATAGGAACAGCTCAAGCACTCTTGCAGCCACCGTG AATTTTGTTGATCTTGCAGGGAGTGAACGAGCATCTCAAACTGGTGCTAGACTGAAGGAAGGCTGCCACATTAATCGAAGTTTGCTTACCCTTGGAACTGTCATACGCAAGCTAAG CAAGGGAAGAAATGGGCATATTCcatatcgagattcaaaattgacACGCATACTGCAGTCTTCCTTGGGAGGTAATTCAAGAACAGCTATTATTTGTACAATGAGCCCTGCACGAAGCCACATCGAGCAGTCCAGGAATACCCTTCTATTTGCAAGCTGTGCAAAACAAGTAGTTACAAATGCACAGGTCAATGTAGTGATGTCTGATAAGGCATTGGTTAAGCATCTACAAAGAGAAGTTTTCAGATTGGAGAGTGAACTGAAATATCCAGGATCGGCCTCCTGTTCTTCTCATTTTGAAGCCCTAAGGGATAAAGATGCTCAGATTGAAAAG ATGGAGGGAGAAATCAAGGAGCTGATACAGCAAAGAGATCTTGCTCAATCTCAACTCAAAGATTTGCTTGCCACTGTAGATGATGATCAAGCTTCAAGTCAATGG CATGAACTGAGTCACGCCTCTGTATCACATGTGCACAATATGCCTGAGGATGTATGTTCCATTTCTGGAACATCAG ATATCTCACCTAGGCACTCAGTCAGCAGTTCTATGTCTACTGGAATGATCTTACAGCAGACAAGGGACAAAAGTTTTGAAGCCTCATCAAACGATTTTGAAGACCATTACAGGGAAGTTAGGTGTATTGAGATACATGCTTTAGGCACAAATAGAATTGAGGAGTTCAATCCACCATTGACTGAAGAAAGTGATAATCTACCATCTCAGACTGATTTAGACAAGCTTGAAGATACTGGACCACAATCTGTAAGCTATGCATTTCTAAGACCTGAAACGGAGCAATCAGTGAAGAGCATATCAGAGACAATTGATGATTTCATAAAAACATGTCTTGATGATATGTCTCCATGGCCCACAATGCCAAAAATAATGACTTTCAGGGAGTTGCCACTAACTAGAAGCAGAAGTTGCAGGGCAAGCCTTATGACTACTTCATCCTCTTTTTGGACTGAAGAGGCAGAGCAGCATGACGGGAGACCACCTACGAACTTCTTGAATGAGTTTCCTGTCAGCCTTGGCTGGATTCCAAGAAAAATTTCTGTGCCATTGAATGATATAAAAAATGAGGCacactcatttgaaggatcccAGAACATGGAAGAGCCTATTCCTAGTCATGTCATTGAAGACCAGAATATTAGGATTGTTCCTGAAGAGGATATTACCAATGCCAGTAACTTTTTTTCAGGAGTGGTTCAGATGGCTCAGATCCAGCATCAAAAGGAACTTACTGATGATCAG GAGACTCAATGGGCCCAAGTTGAAGAATTCGAAGTTGAGAAAACTGTAAAGGATGTTGGAGTAGACTCAGTATTGTATTCTATTGAATCTCCTTCGAGATGGCCAATAGAGTTTCAGAGAAAGCAGCAGGAGATAATTGAACTTTGGCATGCATGCAATGTTTCCTTAGTCCACAGGACTTACTTTTTCCTACTTTTCAAAGGTGATCCATCCGACTCCTTCTACTTGGAAGTGGAGAATAGAAGGCTGTCCTTTCTAAGAAACACTTCTCTTCCTGAGCATTCTAACATGATAGTGGCTGAAGATGGTCGTACCATTATGTCCTCCTCAAG CTTGAGATATCTTCGTCGCGAAAGGCAAATGCTGTACAGGCAAATGCAGAAAAAGTTATCCCTAGAAGAAAGGATCACAATCTATTCCAAGTGGAGAATTGCTCTCAACACCAAACAGAGGAGCCTGCAGCTGGCCCAGCTTGTCTGGACAAAAACTGACATGCCACATGTCAGGGAGAGTGCATCGCTTGTAGCCAAGTTGATTGGATTTCAGGAGCAAGGGGAGGCCCTCAAGGAGATGTTTGGACTCAGTTTCATACCACAGCAAACTAACCATAGATCCTTCAGCTTCACATACAGGAAGTCTTTGCTCATGTGA